The Alteromonas macleodii ATCC 27126 genome segment AGGACAAACTTAGTTAACGTTGATTTCATTGAGGTTCTCACAGCTGTACTCCCACATGAAGGTTGGTACGAGGTTTAGGGGCTTTGACTTCTACGCAAAGTTGGTCGCCATAATAGTTATCAGCGTAATTGCATTGCGTTCGAATGGGTTGATTAGTTGTGGAGGAAACACGGTGGCTATTCGCCGTTGTTAGCTTTTTTAATAGTGCGCTCATTTGGCTCTCCTTCTTAAGTTGAGAGCATTATCATTAATTGAACAAAACTATTAAAACGGGTTAAAACGATTCAAATAATTAATTTATTTGATTGTAAAGATGCTAGCTAATCGAGAAAAGGTATGAAAGTAAGTAAATGATGCGTGACGAAAGAAAGGTTGATAGAAATTTGCCGTTCACACTTGGGGGATAACGGCGCCATTTTAAAGTAATGAGAATAAATGACGCCAGTTTTCTAGATAACCGTAATATCTGGTCTCCAACCTCTGATCTCTAACCTTCAAGCCATGGCCCGGTTATAGCTAAGGTCTTCGTTGGAGAGTAAATATTCACGAAAAGCGTATTGCCGTCGGGCGAGAAACACGCGCCGGCAAGTTCAGTTTGCGCATGGAGCTTTGCAAAGTTATACACTTCTCCATTTGGTGTAACACCGCGTAAATGATTATCAACAATGTCGGTATATTGATCTTCGCACACCAATAGATGCCCGTTTGGACATACGGTTAGGTTATCGCCGAAGTTATATAAGTTCTTGTCTTCACTTTCTAAAAATAGCTGAAGCTTGTCTTGTTTACCATCAGCAGAAGGAACAAGTTTCATCACCTGACCGAGCTGCTTTTGGCCGCCATTAGTACAGCAAAAATAAAGCTCATTTTCACCCCAATGTATACCTTCACCGCGAGCGAATAAGGCAGCACCTTTCTCATATCCTCTAGCGCGTAAGTCATCGTTCGGGCTTTCTGGGTTGTCTAATGCTATCCACTCAACGTCGAACCACGTCGCCAATGGCATAGTTGTGGAACTCCAATTACGTGTATCAAACTGAGGTTTGTTTTTTACTACCAGGGCTTCTAATTGGCCGCCAGCTGCCAAGTTAGCGTACTCGTTAGGCACAAAGCGATATAGCAAGCTGTCACCCTGATCTTCAGTCAGGTAAACAATGCCTGTTTTGGGGTCAACACATGCCGCTTCATGGTTAAAGCGCCCCATTGCTTTAAGTGGTTTAGCTTCAATGAGTGAGTCAGCATTTGCAGGTACTTCAAATATGTAGCCGTGATCTTTGTTTACCACATCACCGTTCGGGCCATGAGGTAGGTCTACGGACTCTTCACACGTTAGCCACGTGCCCCAAGGCGTAATGCCGCCCGAGCAGTTTCTTACCGTTCCAACAAGACTGATAAACTCTCGCTCTACCATGTTGGTGGTAAGGTTATACACCATGGTTGTGGTACCGCCTGGTAAAGCAACCCCACTATGATAGTTGTCGTAGGCCAACTCGCTAGTATGCATTTGAATAGACTTTGGCTGAGCACTTAAGTGTTTGGGGTGCAGTTCGTGGTTACGTATTAGCGCAACCTTGTCGCTAGTACCTTCTATAGGAAGACACCCCATGCCATCCGCTCTGTCAGGTACATGCATACCATCAGACATGCTATTTCCAAGGCTTGATATAACCTTATAGCTAAAGCCTTTAGGTAAATCGAGCAGCTTTTGAGGGTCGGCGATTAGTGCACCATAGCCTTCACTAATCGGCATAGACGCCAAATCCAACTTTTTACCAAAAGCACTGCTAGCTAGGCCACCAAATGCCAAAGAACCCACTAAAAACTGGCGTCGTGTAATCATGAAAATCTCGCAAAACTGATAAACAGAGCATAGTACCCTTTAATTGTTACAGTATCACAACAAAGGCGTTAAATTTCCACTTCTTCGCTTCGTGCTTATCTTATACCGATAGAAGGGAGTGAATGTATTCACACTGTATCGGAGCGCTTACTTAAAAGCAGGGATGGGTTCATGACGTATTTTCACCTTCCTCCTCAAGCTTTTTGCTATGCCAATTAAAGATGGAGTGAAGCCCCATCAAAAACTCTCAGCAGCAGGGGCGCTGATTGATGCCCCCATGGATGGGTTTACGGCGTGTTTCAGAGGGCACAACAATCACGAACTAAATCGCAGGCATAAAAAAAGCGCACCTAAGTGCGCTTTTTTTGGCTTGTGTTGCTAAGTCTAGATTAGTCTAGGATCTTAGATACAACACCAGCACCTACTGTACGACCACCTTCACGGATTGCGAAACGAAGACCTTCTTCCATCGCATCGGAGCAATTAGCTCAACTTTGAATTTAAGGTTGTCACCAGGCATTACCATTTCTACGCCTTCTGGAAGCTCTACAGCACCAGTTACGTCAGTTGTACGGAAGTAGAACTGTGGACGGTAGCCTTTGAAGAATGGAGTATGACGGCCACCTTCATCTTTAGAAGTACGTATACTTCTGCTTCGAAGTTAACGTGTGGAGTGATTGAACCAGGCTTAGCTAGTACTTGACCACGTTCAACTTCGTCACGCTTAGTACCACGTAGAAGAACACCAACGTTCTCACCTGCACGGCCTTCGTCAAGAAGCTTACGGAACATCTCAACACCAGTACAAGTAGTCTTAGTAGTATCTTTGATACCTACGATTTCTACTTCTTCACCAACCTTGATGATACCTTGCTCAACACGACCCGTTACAACTGTACCACGGCCTGAGATTGAGAATACGTCTTCGATTGGAAGAATGAACGGCTTGTCGATTGCACGCTCTGGCTCTGGGATGTATGAATCAAGCGCTTCACCAAGCTCGATGATTTTCTTTTCCCACTCTGCGTCGCCTTCAAGCGCTTT includes the following:
- a CDS encoding alkaline phosphatase PhoX, which codes for MITRRQFLVGSLAFGGLASSAFGKKLDLASMPISEGYGALIADPQKLLDLPKGFSYKVISSLGNSMSDGMHVPDRADGMGCLPIEGTSDKVALIRNHELHPKHLSAQPKSIQMHTSELAYDNYHSGVALPGGTTTMVYNLTTNMVEREFISLVGTVRNCSGGITPWGTWLTCEESVDLPHGPNGDVVNKDHGYIFEVPANADSLIEAKPLKAMGRFNHEAACVDPKTGIVYLTEDQGDSLLYRFVPNEYANLAAGGQLEALVVKNKPQFDTRNWSSTTMPLATWFDVEWIALDNPESPNDDLRARGYEKGAALFARGEGIHWGENELYFCCTNGGQKQLGQVMKLVPSADGKQDKLQLFLESEDKNLYNFGDNLTVCPNGHLLVCEDQYTDIVDNHLRGVTPNGEVYNFAKLHAQTELAGACFSPDGNTLFVNIYSPTKTLAITGPWLEG